The Stigmatopora argus isolate UIUO_Sarg chromosome 16, RoL_Sarg_1.0, whole genome shotgun sequence genome has a window encoding:
- the LOC144091038 gene encoding uncharacterized protein LOC144091038 isoform X1 produces MQTQMFASKLATLHHLLLLMFKKKPFHCVFQSLNEDRLLGNIKNVAITAKKEQFVGKRFKATEMVEAVQIYKTKEVVYDVRPVFQRFKATEMVEAVQIYKTKEVVYDVHPSLPNQR; encoded by the exons atgcaaacacaaatgtttgctagcaagttggctacattgcatcacctattgctcttaatgtttaaaaagaaacccttccattgtgtgtttcagtccctcaacgaggacagactgctgggaaacatcaagaatgtggccataacggccaaaaaggagcagtttgtcggcaaa aggtttaaagccacggagatggtggaagctgtccaaatctacaagaccaaagaagtcgtgtatgacgtaagacctgtttttcag aggtttaaagccacggagatggtggaagctgtccaaatctacaagaccaaagaagtcgtgtatgac gtccatccaagtttaccaaatcaacgctaa
- the LOC144091038 gene encoding uncharacterized protein LOC144091038 isoform X2, whose amino-acid sequence MQTQMFASKLATLHHLLLLMFKKKPFHCVFQSLNEDRLLGNIKNVAITAKKEQFVGKRFKATEMVEAVQIYKTKEVVYDRFKATEMVEAVQIYKTKEVVYDVHPSLPNQR is encoded by the exons atgcaaacacaaatgtttgctagcaagttggctacattgcatcacctattgctcttaatgtttaaaaagaaacccttccattgtgtgtttcagtccctcaacgaggacagactgctgggaaacatcaagaatgtggccataacggccaaaaaggagcagtttgtcggcaaa aggtttaaagccacggagatggtggaagctgtccaaatctacaagaccaaagaagtcgtgtatgac aggtttaaagccacggagatggtggaagctgtccaaatctacaagaccaaagaagtcgtgtatgac gtccatccaagtttaccaaatcaacgctaa
- the LOC144091037 gene encoding bone morphogenetic protein 10-like, with the protein MAPESEILTSVLLVTLAALSSSGPVGPSSPIGDARDSALLDTQEFLSNFLSKLNQTGPRKPEKKPLGFPREPQEYMLELFDRFANGRTPVTSANIVRSFKNEDSSSYRVTATGVRTYPLLFNISVPSHEHVTLAELRLFTLVRRAQRPFASRECKVTIYKVHDGIVCTGEVRNEVGRRSQEDSGNLEEVVTKHIHAKDKSWVSLDMSGAVGLWQIYGRAPLKLEVRVAILGLESQDLIDIERSAGEKHNAAMIIFSDDPNQRDDTPEKGHADNGEQSPFVRGKWDEPKLIFESPARIRRGAKNEPCKRTPLFVDFKDIGWDTWIIQPPGYEAYRCIGVCSPPMTSEVSPTKHAIVQTLLSVKSPEKASRACCVPTKLEPISLLYYDNGVITFNHKYEGMVVTECGCR; encoded by the exons ATGGCCCCCGAGTCGGAAATCCTCACGAGTGTCCTTCTCGTCACGTTGGCCGCCCTGAGCTCGAGCGGACCTGTTGGGCCTTCTTCGCCTATTGGAGATGCGCGCGATAGTGCCTTGCTCGACACTCAAGAATTCCTCAGTAATTTTCTGTCTAAACTGAACCAAACGGGCCCAAGGAAGCCAGAAAAGAAGCCCCTAGGCTTCCCGAGGGAGCCACAAGAGTACATGCTGGAACTCTTCGACCGATTTGCCAACGGCCGCACGCCCGTGACCTCGGCCAACATTGTTCGCAGTTTCAAGAACGAAG ATTCTTCATCGTACAGAGTGACGGCCACTGGTGTGAGGACCTATCCATTGCTCTTCAACATTTCCGTGCCGAGCCACGAACACGTCACCCTAGCCGAGCTTCGGCTTTTCACCCTGGTCCGGAGAGCCCAAAGACCTTTCGCCAGCCGAGAGTGCAAAGTGACCATTTACAAAGTGCACGATGGCATAGTTTGCACCGGTGAGGTCAGAAATGAGGTTGGAAGGCGGAGTCAAGAGGATAGCGGTAACCTGGAGGAAGTGGTGACCAAACACATCCACGCCAAGGACAAGAGCTGGGTCTCCTTGGACATGAGTGGCGCGGTCGGGCTCTGGCAGATTTATGGCCGGGCGCCACTGAAGCTCGAGGTCCGCGTTGCCATCTTAGGGCTGGAGAGCCAGGACCTGATTGACATAGAACGTAGCGCCGGGGAAAAACACAACGCGGCTATGATCATTTTTTCAGACGATCCGAACCAACGTGACGACACGCCCGAGAAAGGTCACGCCGACAACGGCGAACAAAGTCCGTTTGTCCGCGGCAAATGGGACGAACCCAAACTCATCTTTGAAAGCCCGGCTCGGATCCGCCGCGGCGCAAAGAACGAACCCTGCAAGAGAACTCCGCTGTTTGTGGATTTTAAAGACATCGGCTGGGATACGTGGATCATCCAACCGCCGGGCTACGAAGCCTACAGGTGCATCGGAGTATGTAGTCCACCGATGACCTCCGAGGTCTCACCCACCAAACATGCCATCGTGCAGACACTACTGAGTGTTAAGAGTCCAGAGAAGGCATCGCGTGCCTGCTGTGTACCCACTAAACTGGAGCCAATTTCCCTCCTTTATTACGATAACGGGGTGATCACCTTCAACCACAAATATGAGGGCATGGTAGTGACAGAGTGTGGCTGTAGATAg